From Polaribacter butkevichii, a single genomic window includes:
- a CDS encoding MarC family protein: protein MDNLLTYSITVFTGFLAIMNPVSNLPIFLTLLDGASKETKQRINKRAVIIAFIIVTVFVILGKFIFELFGITIPAFKITGGILIFFVGFEMLQSKKSNIKHLKSIDIDENIAVSPLAIPILAGPGTIVTAMNFVSDASYIHISLVILIFGIMCLLTYITFGLSDYIVRKIGNNVISVIGKIMGLIIAIIGTSMIIEGIKISFNLA, encoded by the coding sequence ATGGATAATCTTTTAACCTATTCAATTACCGTATTTACTGGTTTTTTAGCCATTATGAATCCGGTTTCTAATTTACCAATTTTTTTAACTTTATTAGACGGAGCAAGTAAAGAAACTAAGCAAAGAATAAATAAACGAGCAGTTATAATTGCTTTTATTATTGTTACTGTTTTTGTTATTTTAGGTAAGTTTATTTTCGAGTTATTTGGAATAACGATTCCTGCCTTTAAGATTACAGGTGGTATTTTAATCTTTTTTGTTGGTTTCGAAATGTTACAATCAAAGAAATCGAATATAAAGCATTTAAAAAGTATAGACATTGATGAAAACATTGCGGTTTCGCCTTTAGCGATTCCTATTTTAGCAGGACCAGGAACCATTGTAACTGCCATGAATTTTGTGTCTGATGCTAGTTATATTCACATTAGTTTGGTGATACTAATTTTTGGGATTATGTGCTTGTTAACCTATATTACTTTTGGTTTAAGCGATTATATTGTTCGGAAAATAGGGAATAATGTTATTTCTGTAATCGGTAAAATAATGGGATTAATCATTGCTATTATTGGTACAAGTATGATTATTGAAGGGATTAAAATTTCTTTTAATTTGGCTTAG
- a CDS encoding APC family permease, translating to MNKKIGLKEAISIGVGGMVGGGIFAVLGLAVSLAKGGTPIAFLLAGILALITSYSYVKLSIAYPNRGGTVKFINQGFGKTVFSGAISNLLWVSYIIMLSLYASAFGSYAPNLLEITHHKTIDFHIYASSIILLATVINYYSVAVVGKIEAYAVVIKLIILIAFIFIGGYGLIGNPELTQLAVTNWEAPIKLFAGGMVIFVAYEGFELIANAAPDIINPEKNISRAYYISVIFVIILYIIIAIVTVGSLPFSKIATAEDYVLAEAAKPMLGQIGFSIITVAALISTFSAINASLLGAGRVNYEIAEDDELDHHFLAKLWNQPIGLMVTAIATLILVNILDLESISTAGSVGFLLIFGIVNFVGYKLSKNTGSNKVIPLMGFILCMVATVILIHQQYETNLLGVLISISIIGFCFIAEWIYKNTEKK from the coding sequence ATGAACAAAAAAATAGGATTAAAAGAAGCAATATCCATTGGCGTAGGCGGAATGGTAGGTGGTGGAATTTTTGCAGTTCTTGGTCTTGCGGTATCACTCGCAAAAGGAGGAACACCTATTGCTTTTTTATTGGCAGGAATTTTGGCTTTAATAACTTCTTATAGTTACGTAAAACTCTCAATAGCGTACCCAAATAGGGGAGGAACGGTAAAGTTTATCAACCAAGGATTTGGTAAAACGGTGTTTAGTGGTGCAATTAGTAATCTTTTATGGGTAAGTTATATTATAATGCTTTCTCTTTATGCTTCTGCATTTGGTTCTTATGCGCCTAATTTATTAGAAATTACACATCATAAAACCATCGACTTTCATATTTATGCGAGTAGCATCATTCTTTTGGCAACCGTAATTAATTATTATAGTGTTGCTGTGGTGGGTAAAATAGAAGCTTATGCTGTTGTTATTAAACTGATCATTTTAATTGCCTTTATTTTTATTGGAGGTTACGGGTTAATAGGGAATCCAGAACTGACACAATTGGCAGTGACTAATTGGGAAGCTCCTATTAAATTATTTGCAGGCGGAATGGTTATTTTTGTAGCGTATGAAGGCTTTGAGTTAATTGCAAATGCAGCGCCAGATATTATCAATCCAGAAAAAAATATTTCTAGAGCTTATTACATCTCGGTTATTTTTGTCATTATTTTGTACATTATTATTGCCATTGTTACGGTGGGGTCACTTCCTTTTTCAAAAATTGCTACGGCAGAAGATTATGTTTTGGCAGAAGCCGCAAAACCAATGTTAGGACAAATTGGTTTTTCTATAATTACAGTGGCTGCTTTAATTTCTACCTTTTCGGCAATCAATGCTTCTTTGTTAGGTGCTGGTCGTGTAAATTATGAAATTGCAGAAGATGACGAACTCGATCATCATTTTTTAGCAAAATTATGGAACCAACCTATAGGGTTAATGGTAACCGCCATTGCTACTTTAATTCTTGTAAATATTCTCGATTTAGAAAGCATCTCTACAGCAGGTAGTGTTGGGTTTTTACTTATTTTTGGTATTGTAAATTTTGTTGGTTATAAATTGTCTAAAAACACAGGAAGCAATAAAGTAATTCCGTTAATGGGTTTTATTTTATGCATGGTTGCTACCGTTATTTTAATACACCAACAGTACGAAACAAACCTATTGGGCGTGCTTATTTCTATTTCAATTATAGGGTTTTGCTTTATCGCAGAATGGATTTATAAAAACACAGAAAAAAAATAA
- a CDS encoding heavy-metal-associated domain-containing protein, which yields MTIVKYKTNIHCGSCIKSVTPVLNNLDNIDLWKVDLEHDDKILEVTLDDEDKNSVVEAVKSAGFEIEEIQ from the coding sequence ATGACAATCGTAAAATACAAAACAAATATCCATTGTGGAAGTTGCATTAAATCTGTAACGCCTGTGCTAAACAATTTAGACAATATAGATTTATGGAAAGTAGATTTAGAGCACGATGATAAAATTTTAGAAGTAACCTTAGACGATGAAGATAAAAACAGCGTAGTAGAAGCTGTAAAAAGTGCAGGTTTCGAAATTGAAGAAATTCAATAA